One genomic window of Fusarium verticillioides 7600 chromosome 2, whole genome shotgun sequence includes the following:
- a CDS encoding histidinol dehydrogenase, which yields MTRTHLKRPASANSTSKATNGSLPDVPRIVKDVIDSVRREGDAAVQRYSEQFDKWSPSSFKLSKEDIEQVMARVPEQVINDIKTVQSNVRKFAEAQLNSIKEFEIEMAPGVFLGQKNNPIDSVGAYIPGGRYPLLASAHMTILTAKVAGVRNVVACTPPASGEIPLATVAAMHLAGADEIFILGGIQAIAAMAIGTQTVPKVDFIAGPGNAFVAEAKRQLFGQIGIDLFAGPTEVLIVADETADPYMIATDLLSQAEHGPDTPAVLICTSTEVAESAIKYCDEQLTTLKTAAIASVSWRDYGEVILADTVDEAYQIADEFASEHVQILTANPREALTKMQHYGALFLGPMTCVSFGDKCIGTNHVLPTKHAARYTGGLWVGKFLRTVTYQEVKSAKASGELGQLCGRAARVELFEGHARSGDIRAHRYIGDKFEWIKQ from the exons atgactcgaACACATCTCAAGCGTCCCGCGTCCGCCAACTCAACAAGTAAAGCCACCAATGGCTCACTGCCTGATGTCCCCAGGATAGTCAAGGACGTAATTGATAGCGTCCGGCGAGAAGGCGATGCCGCCGTGCAGCGTTACAGCGAGCAATTCGACAAATGGTCTCCTtccagcttcaagctctccaaggAGGACATCGAGCAGGTCATGGCCCGGGTCCCAGAGCAAGTCATCAATGATATCAAAACTGTTCAGTCCAACGTCCGGAAGTTTGCTGAGGCTCAGTTGAACTCAATCAAagagtttgagattgagatggcTCCTGGTGTATTTCTTGGTCAGAAGAACAACCCAATTGACTCAGTTGGAGC ATACATCCCAGGAGGGCGGTATCCCCTATTAGCTTCCGCGCACAtgaccatcttgacagccaAAGTTGCAGGCGTCAGAAATGTAGTAGCCTGTACACCCCCTGCATCGGGTGAAATTCCCCTGGCTACAGTCGCTGCCATGCATCTCGCAGGTGCAGAtgagatcttcatcctcggaGGCATTCAAGCCATCGCAGCAATGGCCATCGGCACGCAAACCGTGCCCAAGGTGGACTTCATCGCAGGTCCAGGCAACGCTTTTGTTGCCGAGGCGAAAAGGCAGTTGTTTGGACAGATTGGAATTGACCTCTTCGCTGGGCCAACGGAAGTTCTGATCGTGGCGGATGAAACAGCAGATCCGTACATGATTGCAACCGATCTTCTTTCTCAGGCTGAGCATGGACCTGATACACCTGCTGTCTTGATCTGCACCTCGACTGAAGTGGCAGAGAGTGCCATCAAGTACTGTGATGAGCAGCTGACTACGCTCAAGACTGCAGCTATAGCTAGCGTCTCGTGGCGTGACTACGGAGAGGTTATCCTCGCTGATACGGTCGACGAAGCCTATCAGATTGCCGACGAGTTCGCTTCCGAACATGTACAAATTCTCACTGCGAACCCCAGAGAAGCGCTTACCAAGATGCAACACTACGGAGCTTTGTTTCTGGGCCCGATGACCTGCGTTTCTTTTGGTGACAAG TGTATTGGTACGAACCACGTCCTCCCTACAAAACACGCGGCGAGGTACACTGGCGGTCTGTGGGTAGGAAAGTTCCTTCGTACTGTGACTTATCAGGAAGTCAAGTCTGCAAAGGCGAGCGGTGAACTTGGTCAGCTCTGTGGAAGGGCTGCGCGGGTAGAACTCTTTGAGGGCCACGCGAGGTCTGGAGACATTCGGGCACATCGATACATCGGGGACAAGTTTGAGTGGATAAAGCAGTAA
- a CDS encoding alcohol dehydrogenase codes for MSTPKVALVTAASSGLGAAIARMLAVDLGMNVVINFNSNESRANKLAQSLQTECDKKYAGSNISIQAIQADTCDRLQIKSLVDETASRFDGRLDVVISNVGWTRMRQFSDIDDNVDEDDWDRCYVANVKSHLWLFHAAKRYLEESNKREAGVPVFVSTASLAGVTPSGSSVPYAVTKAAQIHLGKCLAKIAAPSIRVNTISPGILLTEWGLSFPAERLEAARNTNKLGRFATVEDVAEQVKAFVVSKSVTGQNGVIDAGFSL; via the exons ATGTCCACACCCAAAGTTGCACTTGTCACAGCTGCAAGCAGTGGTCTCGGCGCAGCCATTGCCCGCATGCTAGCCGTTGACCTAGGAATGAACGTGGTaatcaacttcaacagcaACGAATCACGCGCCAACAAACTGgctcaaagccttcaaaCCGAGTGTGACAAAAAGTATGCAGGCTCAAACATCTCGATACAGGCTATTCAAGCAGATACGTGCGATAGGCTGCAGATCAAATCACTCGTGGACGAGACAGCATCGAGGTTCGACGGGCGTTTAGATGTTGTCATATCCAATGTCGGTTGGACCAGGATGCGTCAGTTCTCCGATATCGACGACaatgttgacgaggatgactgGGATCGCTGCTACGTTGCCAATGTCAAGAGTCACCTGTGGCTTTTCCATGCGGCAAAGCGGTATCTTGAGGAGAGCAACAAGAGAGAAGCTGGAGTGCCTGTTTTTGTGTCTACAGCTAGTTTGGCGGGAGTTACCCCCAGCGGAAGTAGCGTG CCGTATGCAGTCACAAAGGCTGCACAGATTCACCTAGGCAAGTGTCTTGCCAAGATAGCTGCGCCGTCAATCAGGGTAAATACCATTTCTCCTGGCATATTACTTACG GAATGGGGCCTTTCATTCCCCGCAGAGCGACTTGAAGCGGCTCGTAACACGAATAAGTTGGGTCGTTTTGCCACGGTGGAAGACGTCGCAGAGCAAGTCAAAGCTTTTGTCGTGTCGAAGTCAGTGACTGGGCAAAATGGGGTCATCGATGCTGGATTCAGTCTATGA